One Rhododendron vialii isolate Sample 1 chromosome 2a, ASM3025357v1 genomic region harbors:
- the LOC131315888 gene encoding mannan endo-1,4-beta-mannosidase 5-like encodes MTKVPSPRMSPTQGYARGLFNIPLVLVIILVVAGTTSGSFVKTRDTQFVVDGSSPFLFNGFNSYWMMHVAAEPSERHKVSDTFREAAAAGLTVCRTWAFSDGGDRALQISPGAYNEPVFQALDFVISEAKKYGIRLILSLSNNYKDFGGRSQYVNWARGAGVPVNGDDDFYTNQVIKGYYMNHVKRVLTRMNTVNGVAYKDDPTIMAWELMNEPRCQIDYSGKTLNGWVEEMASYVKSIDSNHLLEIGMEGFYGDSNPDRKQYNPGYQVGTDFIANNLVKEIDFATIHAYPDIWLSGKDDNSQMGFMQRWMTSHWTDSRTILKKPMVFSEFGKSSKDAGYSINARDSFLNAIYMNIYNFARSGGGIGGGLVWQIMGEGMESYDDGYSIVLNQNPSTKAVIARQSTQMKALERTMNTRSNRV; translated from the exons ATGACAAAAGTACCCTCACCTAGAATGTCACCCACACAAGGTTATGCTAGGGGTCTATTCAATATACCATTAGTGCTAGTAATAATTCTAGTAGTAGCTGGTACTACTAGTGGTAGTTTTGTCAAGACTAGAGATACACAATTTGTGGTAGATGGTTCATCACCTTTCCTCTTTAACGGGTTCAACTCCTACTGGATGATGCATGTGGCAGCTGAGCCTAGCGAAAGACACAAGGTTTCCGATACCTTCCGCGAGGCTGCAGCTGCCGGTCTCACTGTTTGCCGCACTTGGGCTTTCAGTGATGGAGGCGACCGAGCTTTGCAGATATCTCCCGGAGCCTATAACGAACCAGTTTTCCAG GCACTGGATTTCGTGATCTCGGAGGCGAAAAAATACGGAATTCGATTAATATTGAGTTTGAGCAACAATTATAAAGACTTCGGAGGAAGATCACAGTACGTGAATTGGGCGAGAGGAGCTGGTGTACCGGTAAATGGGGACGATGATTTTTACACTAATCAAGTTATCAAGGGCTACTACATGAATCATGTCAAG AGGGTGCTAACAAGGATGAATACAGTAAATGGAGTCGCTTACAAAGACGATCCAACGATCATGGCATGGGAACTTATGAATGAACCTCGCTGCCAAATTGATTACTCCGGAAAAACCTTAAAT GGATGGGTTGAAGAGATGGCATCATATGTGAAATCTATCGACAGTAACCACTTACTGGAAATTGGGATGGAAGGTTTCTATGGAGACTCAAACCCAGACAGGAAGCAGTACAACCCTGGCTACCAAGTTGGCACTGATTTTATAGCCAATAATCTCGTTAAGGAGATCGATTTCGCAACCATTCACGCCTATCCTGATATTTG GCTATCGGGAAAGGACGATAACTCGCAAATGGGGTTTATGCAAAGATGGATGACGAGTCACTGGACAGATTCGAGGACCATACTGAAGAAGCCTATGGTTTTCAGCGAATTTGGCAAATCAAGCAAAGACGCAGGGTACAGTATTAACGCAAGAGACTCATTCCTGAATGCAATATACATGAATATCTACAACTTCGCGAGAAGTGGAGGAGGCATCGGAGGCGGCTTGGTTTGGCAGATCATGGGGGAAGGGATGGAATCGTACGACGATGGGTATTCGATTGTTTTGAATCAAAATCCATCCACAAAAGCTGTCATCGCTCGACAATCTACTCAAATGAAAGCGCTTGAACGTACTATGAACACGAGAAGCAATCGAGTTTAG